A genomic region of Chloracidobacterium sp. contains the following coding sequences:
- a CDS encoding tetratricopeptide repeat protein, whose amino-acid sequence MKLTDEWKWLAILAIVVVAVYANSMGGEFVYDDSRQILRNTLIQDNGLIWKALTSDVWAFKGDGTVVASNYWRPTFTAWHILNYRLFGAAPFGWHVLNLLLHMGVTLLAFLFLRKLEFSAAIGFVIALIFAVHPVHVESVAWVSGSPDLLFSLALLGSLWFADTYASSRSTKHLSLAVLLYALALGAKEIGIICLPLYYFVLARHEPDKKKPLDYKMPLLVLAGIAVGWFLLRMNILGGLSSPPEDAVGFGTAVMSVPSMFAFYLRQIFFPFWMSGNYPLEPVVQIGLTNFILPLAVSLAALGGIFYLVKNDAKRRFAAALFLLPLAPAMNAMVFTPEQIVHDRYLYLPLLGALMMIVPVALRFATERNVMIGCIVVSAVLGARTFVYNKTWASDLSLWANARAMDASSFTAGQYANALIEVERNDEAIRELTAAINKNPKPRNYLARGRTYLKKKQYQSAEADLKKLLSLPPEDQELYAIYQAYEALGIVYSEQRNYEAAIRTFTEARARLPMYSAALSCDLAVVLYQAGQKEQALRELEGARAQARAELLPESKNVFMRLGMLYAEMGRKDEAGTALRDYLTLTLSFNDKETLKNRAQVTKLLDSLK is encoded by the coding sequence ATGAAACTCACAGACGAATGGAAATGGCTGGCCATCTTGGCCATCGTCGTCGTTGCAGTTTACGCCAACTCGATGGGCGGCGAATTCGTTTACGATGACAGCCGCCAGATACTCAGGAACACGCTGATACAGGACAACGGCCTGATATGGAAGGCGTTGACGTCTGACGTCTGGGCTTTCAAGGGCGACGGGACCGTGGTTGCAAGCAACTATTGGCGGCCGACGTTCACGGCATGGCACATATTGAATTACCGGCTTTTTGGCGCGGCCCCTTTCGGTTGGCATGTGCTTAACTTGCTGCTCCACATGGGCGTGACGCTGCTTGCGTTCTTATTCCTGCGTAAGCTTGAGTTTTCGGCGGCCATTGGCTTTGTAATTGCTCTCATATTCGCTGTCCATCCTGTGCATGTCGAGAGCGTAGCCTGGGTCTCAGGCTCGCCGGACCTGCTATTCTCGCTTGCCCTACTGGGCTCGCTCTGGTTTGCCGATACATACGCGAGCAGCAGATCGACAAAGCACCTTTCTCTTGCCGTTTTGCTTTACGCCTTGGCCCTTGGAGCAAAGGAGATCGGCATCATTTGCCTGCCGCTGTACTATTTCGTCCTCGCGAGGCACGAGCCGGACAAAAAGAAACCACTGGACTACAAGATGCCGCTGCTGGTGCTTGCCGGAATAGCCGTCGGCTGGTTCCTGCTCCGGATGAACATCCTCGGTGGCCTCTCAAGTCCGCCGGAGGATGCCGTGGGCTTTGGAACGGCGGTGATGAGCGTTCCGTCGATGTTTGCGTTCTATCTGCGCCAGATATTTTTCCCGTTTTGGATGTCGGGCAATTATCCGCTCGAACCTGTTGTGCAGATCGGCCTGACGAATTTCATCCTGCCGCTTGCGGTATCGCTGGCGGCTCTTGGCGGCATTTTCTATCTCGTCAAGAACGACGCCAAAAGGCGCTTCGCCGCCGCATTGTTCCTATTGCCGCTCGCGCCGGCGATGAATGCAATGGTCTTCACGCCCGAACAGATCGTGCATGACCGATATCTGTATCTACCGCTCTTGGGAGCCCTGATGATGATCGTTCCTGTCGCTCTTCGGTTTGCTACGGAACGAAATGTGATGATCGGGTGCATTGTGGTCAGTGCAGTGCTCGGGGCACGGACGTTTGTTTATAACAAGACCTGGGCGAGCGACCTTTCACTATGGGCTAACGCGAGGGCAATGGACGCATCGTCATTTACGGCGGGCCAATATGCAAATGCCCTGATCGAGGTGGAGCGTAACGATGAGGCGATCAGAGAACTTACGGCCGCGATCAACAAGAACCCAAAGCCGCGCAATTACCTCGCCCGCGGCCGAACGTATCTAAAGAAGAAGCAGTACCAAAGCGCCGAGGCTGACCTGAAGAAGCTCCTTTCGCTCCCGCCTGAGGACCAGGAACTTTACGCGATCTATCAGGCTTACGAGGCGTTGGGAATCGTTTACAGCGAACAGCGGAATTACGAGGCGGCGATCAGGACTTTTACCGAAGCAAGGGCCAGATTGCCGATGTACTCTGCTGCGTTGTCCTGTGATCTGGCAGTCGTTCTGTATCAGGCAGGGCAAAAGGAACAGGCCCTCCGTGAGCTTGAAGGCGCACGGGCCCAGGCGAGAGCGGAATTACTGCCCGAATCGAAGAATGTATTTATGCGGCTCGGGATGCTCTACGCCGAAATGGGGCGTAAAGACGAGGCGGGCACGGCCCTGCGTGATTACCTTACGCTGACGCTGTCATTCAACGACAAGGAAACGCTGAAGAATAGGGCTCAGGTGACAAAGCTGCTCGACAGCCTCAAGTGA
- a CDS encoding YggS family pyridoxal phosphate-dependent enzyme, producing the protein MLVENIASVGARIEQACKRSGRDPSAVKLVAVSKTHSADVIREALAAGLTLFGENKVQEAESKIGELGRDNIEWHLIGHLQSNKARRAVQLFDVIQSLDSLELAERLERICGEEGRASLPVFVQVDLAGETTKSGVAENELPRLIDFVRNCKHLSLNGLMLLPPYTDDVEATRPYFSRLREIRNQLVPDGDLSMGMSHDFEVAIEEGATIIRVGTAIFGRR; encoded by the coding sequence GTGCTCGTTGAGAATATCGCATCCGTCGGCGCCCGGATAGAACAGGCCTGTAAACGTTCCGGCCGCGACCCGTCCGCGGTCAAACTCGTAGCTGTGAGCAAGACGCATTCGGCGGACGTCATTCGCGAAGCTCTCGCTGCCGGCCTCACTCTTTTCGGCGAGAACAAGGTCCAGGAAGCGGAATCGAAGATCGGCGAACTCGGCCGCGATAACATCGAATGGCACCTGATCGGGCATCTGCAGTCGAATAAGGCCCGCCGTGCCGTGCAGCTTTTTGACGTTATTCAGTCGCTTGACTCGCTCGAACTCGCCGAGCGCCTTGAGCGTATCTGCGGTGAAGAAGGCCGCGCGTCGCTCCCCGTTTTTGTTCAGGTTGATCTTGCAGGCGAGACGACAAAATCCGGTGTGGCCGAGAATGAACTGCCGAGATTGATCGATTTTGTTCGAAATTGCAAACATCTGAGTTTGAATGGGTTGATGCTCCTTCCGCCTTACACCGACGACGTGGAGGCGACGAGGCCGTACTTCAGCCGCCTGCGAGAGATTCGCAACCAGCTCGTTCCCGACGGCGATCTGTCGATGGGAATGAGCCACGATTTTGAGGTGGCCATCGAGGAGGGTGCGACCATTATCCGCGTCGGCACAGCGATCTTCGGCAGGCGTTAA
- a CDS encoding DUF167 domain-containing protein codes for MSLSADTAVIAVKVVPRTSRSEVVGWADGILKVRLTSPPVDGAANDELVRLIAKRVGVARSNVEITRGLTSRNKTLRIHGITAELLKAKLAP; via the coding sequence ATGTCTTTGTCCGCTGACACCGCCGTGATCGCAGTAAAGGTCGTGCCGCGTACCTCGCGCAGCGAGGTCGTCGGGTGGGCCGATGGCATTCTGAAAGTGCGGCTCACGTCGCCGCCCGTCGATGGTGCTGCGAATGACGAGCTTGTCAGGCTGATCGCGAAACGCGTCGGCGTCGCGAGGTCGAATGTCGAGATCACCCGCGGCCTGACATCGCGAAATAAAACACTTCGCATCCACGGCATCACCGCCGAGCTTTTGAAAGCGAAACTCGCGCCGTGA
- a CDS encoding class I SAM-dependent methyltransferase, with translation MRTDLIASLKANQAAFGIELTDEHVNRLTGYCELVTEHNPLLHLVASCSPAEFATRHILESLTLLDHLPNGARFADVGTGAGLPAIPCLLVRDDLSARLIESKEKKTRFLETAVEALGMSQRVEVVNRQFAETDAGESHFVTCRALDRFTERLPALIRWAKRRPLLLFGGNSLADALATIGAGFEQKLMPLSEQRFLFIVKPKAAVTGHRASSPYSRRRR, from the coding sequence ATGCGAACTGATCTCATCGCCTCACTCAAGGCCAATCAGGCCGCATTTGGCATTGAACTCACCGACGAGCACGTTAACCGTCTCACCGGCTATTGCGAACTGGTCACTGAGCACAATCCGCTGCTGCATCTCGTCGCTTCGTGCTCTCCGGCGGAGTTTGCGACGCGGCACATCCTTGAGTCGTTAACGCTGCTCGACCACCTGCCCAATGGAGCAAGGTTCGCCGATGTCGGCACCGGTGCCGGATTGCCCGCAATACCGTGTTTGCTGGTCCGCGACGATCTGTCGGCCAGGCTTATCGAGTCGAAAGAGAAGAAGACAAGATTTCTTGAAACCGCGGTTGAGGCTCTTGGCATGTCGCAGCGTGTAGAGGTAGTAAACCGACAGTTTGCTGAAACGGACGCCGGCGAGAGTCACTTCGTCACCTGCCGGGCCCTCGATAGATTTACAGAACGGCTGCCCGCATTGATCCGATGGGCAAAGCGGCGTCCACTGCTTCTTTTCGGCGGCAACAGCCTCGCCGATGCCTTGGCGACGATCGGAGCGGGTTTCGAGCAGAAACTAATGCCGCTCTCGGAGCAGCGGTTCCTGTTTATCGTAAAGCCAAAAGCTGCGGTAACCGGTCACCGGGCATCGAGCCCGTATTCGCGGAGGCGGCGATAG
- a CDS encoding DUF2277 domain-containing protein — protein sequence MCRNIKTLFNFDPPATTDEVNASALQFVRKLSGMNKPSKANEEAFYLALERVAAAAQEMLNTLSTAAPPRDREVEAAKAKARAAIRFG from the coding sequence ATGTGTAGAAACATCAAGACACTATTCAATTTCGACCCGCCGGCGACGACCGACGAGGTCAATGCCTCGGCCTTGCAGTTCGTCCGCAAACTTTCGGGAATGAACAAGCCGTCGAAGGCGAACGAGGAGGCATTCTACCTTGCCCTCGAACGCGTCGCCGCCGCTGCGCAGGAGATGCTCAACACGCTCTCGACGGCTGCTCCGCCGCGTGACCGCGAGGTCGAAGCCGCAAAGGCAAAGGCACGAGCGGCGATCAGATTCGGATAG
- a CDS encoding YebC/PmpR family DNA-binding transcriptional regulator has product MSGHSKWHSIKHKKGALDAKRGKIFTKMIKEITVATKTGGSGDPDANARLRKAVSDAKAQNMPNDTIDRAIKRGMGEGEGANYDEVTYEGYGPNGTAVMVEAMTDNRNRTVAEIRHIFSKNGGNMGESGSVAWMFDKKGYIVVDKAARSEEELFEIAVGAGADDMQDEGDVFEIFTAPDGFDAVNDAIRAAGIVPQAAELSMVPQNYIRLEGQDAKTMLKLYDALEDNDDVQKVWANFDIDESEME; this is encoded by the coding sequence ATGTCAGGACATTCCAAATGGCACTCGATCAAGCATAAGAAGGGCGCGCTTGACGCCAAACGCGGCAAGATCTTTACGAAGATGATCAAAGAGATCACCGTCGCGACCAAGACCGGCGGCAGCGGCGACCCCGACGCTAACGCGAGGCTTCGCAAAGCTGTCAGCGACGCAAAGGCGCAGAACATGCCCAACGACACCATCGACCGTGCTATCAAACGCGGCATGGGCGAGGGCGAGGGAGCCAATTACGACGAGGTAACTTACGAAGGCTACGGCCCCAACGGCACGGCCGTGATGGTCGAGGCGATGACCGACAATCGCAACCGCACGGTCGCCGAAATTCGTCATATATTTTCAAAGAACGGCGGCAACATGGGCGAGTCCGGCTCGGTCGCCTGGATGTTCGACAAAAAAGGCTACATCGTCGTCGATAAGGCCGCACGGAGCGAAGAGGAACTCTTCGAGATCGCCGTCGGTGCCGGTGCCGACGATATGCAGGACGAGGGCGACGTCTTTGAGATATTCACCGCTCCCGACGGTTTTGACGCCGTCAACGACGCCATCCGTGCCGCCGGCATCGTGCCGCAGGCTGCCGAATTATCAATGGTCCCGCAAAACTACATCCGCCTAGAGGGCCAGGACGCCAAGACAATGCTCAAGCTCTACGACGCCCTTGAGGACAACGACGATGTCCAAAAGGTATGGGCAAACTTCGACATCGATGAGTCCGAGATGGAGTAG
- a CDS encoding YggT family protein produces the protein MLSTLVYPWFFLVVWSLFGVFLGMMLLRLIFNYSDPNPFGKVGRYGFKVRKLTEKWVYPAARFFAMYRIDTRLAPLLTMFLVFVFTFFFTQIVGNAFFVIDGLTTGILAADPKLIAGFVLYGLLSLLVLFIFIRFLASWFVFSRKTFIAFVMRVTDPIMLPVQRLIPPIGMFDISAMLVLLLIGFLQSIVLNVFVR, from the coding sequence ATGCTTTCAACACTTGTATATCCCTGGTTCTTTCTTGTGGTTTGGTCGCTGTTTGGCGTCTTTCTCGGCATGATGCTGCTGCGGCTCATCTTCAACTACAGTGACCCGAATCCATTTGGCAAGGTCGGCCGGTATGGGTTCAAGGTGCGCAAGCTGACCGAGAAATGGGTATATCCGGCCGCGCGTTTCTTTGCGATGTATCGGATCGATACCCGGCTTGCGCCGCTGCTGACGATGTTCCTCGTGTTTGTGTTCACTTTCTTCTTTACTCAGATCGTCGGCAATGCGTTCTTTGTGATCGATGGCCTGACGACCGGCATACTGGCCGCGGATCCAAAACTGATCGCCGGTTTTGTGCTCTATGGACTGCTGAGTTTGCTGGTCCTGTTCATATTCATTCGTTTCCTTGCATCGTGGTTCGTATTCAGCCGCAAGACATTTATTGCGTTCGTTATGCGTGTGACCGATCCGATAATGCTCCCGGTCCAGCGGCTGATACCGCCGATCGGGATGTTCGACATTTCGGCGATGCTCGTGCTGCTGCTCATCGGCTTTCTTCAGTCGATCGTTCTCAATGTCTTTGTCCGCTGA
- a CDS encoding sigma-54-dependent Fis family transcriptional regulator, which translates to MLCDINMPRLDGMGLLRRTRERCQNPPEVIMLTGQATVESAIEAMKLGAYDYLTKPYRIGELSALVTAAAEKQQLKVDNQRLRAQIARTNVELPDIVAESPQMKEALRLVQRVAPSDTSVLITGESGVGKELIAQAIHRLSKRAEKPFIDLNCAALQDTLLESELFGHEAGAFSGARTRKLGLFEIADGGTLFLDEIMEMPMQLQSKLLRALETRSFFRVGGVKKVEVDVRLVAATNRDKEQAVADGIFRSDLMYRINSFEINVAPLRERREDIEPLSRHLLHKLVGHDEPELSPAAIEALNAFDWSGNVRQLRNCLERAVLLSDNGLITPRELPPEIAFPSERPKVAVSYNAPQSGPVASFQNASPSNLRDVERQQIIGALEKTGWHRGKTADLLGISPSTLYRRLREYGLDAR; encoded by the coding sequence GTGCTGTGCGACATAAATATGCCCCGGCTCGACGGTATGGGCTTGCTCCGACGAACGCGCGAGCGATGTCAGAATCCGCCTGAAGTGATAATGCTCACCGGCCAGGCGACAGTCGAGTCCGCGATCGAGGCGATGAAGCTCGGCGCCTATGATTACCTCACAAAGCCCTACCGCATCGGCGAACTATCGGCACTCGTGACGGCCGCCGCCGAAAAGCAGCAGCTAAAGGTCGACAACCAGCGGCTCCGTGCACAGATCGCGCGGACAAATGTCGAGCTTCCCGACATCGTTGCCGAATCACCGCAGATGAAGGAAGCCTTGCGGCTCGTCCAGCGCGTCGCCCCGTCTGACACGTCGGTACTTATCACCGGCGAGAGCGGCGTGGGCAAGGAACTGATCGCACAGGCGATCCACCGCTTGAGCAAGCGCGCAGAGAAACCGTTTATCGACCTGAACTGCGCCGCGCTGCAGGACACGCTGCTTGAGAGCGAACTGTTCGGCCACGAGGCCGGCGCATTCTCGGGTGCACGGACTCGAAAACTCGGCCTCTTTGAGATCGCCGACGGAGGGACACTGTTCCTCGACGAGATCATGGAGATGCCGATGCAGCTACAGTCAAAGCTGCTGCGGGCACTCGAGACGCGCTCGTTCTTCCGCGTCGGCGGCGTCAAGAAAGTCGAAGTCGATGTCCGTCTGGTCGCCGCGACGAATCGTGATAAGGAGCAGGCCGTCGCCGACGGCATCTTCCGCTCCGACCTGATGTACCGCATCAACAGCTTTGAGATCAACGTCGCACCGCTACGCGAACGCCGCGAAGATATCGAACCACTATCACGCCACTTGCTACACAAGCTTGTCGGGCACGACGAGCCCGAGCTGTCACCGGCCGCGATCGAAGCTCTGAACGCATTCGACTGGTCGGGCAACGTTCGCCAGCTTCGCAACTGTCTCGAGCGAGCCGTGCTGCTCTCAGACAACGGATTGATCACGCCCCGCGAACTGCCACCCGAGATCGCCTTTCCGTCCGAACGCCCGAAAGTGGCCGTAAGCTACAACGCCCCTCAATCGGGCCCCGTCGCGTCATTTCAAAACGCCTCGCCGTCAAACCTTCGCGACGTCGAACGCCAACAGATAATCGGCGCCCTCGAAAAGACCGGCTGGCACCGCGGAAAGACCGCCGACCTGCTCGGCATCTCGCCCTCGACGCTCTATCGCCGCCTCCGCGAATACGGGCTCGATGCCCGGTGA